In Chelonia mydas isolate rCheMyd1 chromosome 28, rCheMyd1.pri.v2, whole genome shotgun sequence, a single window of DNA contains:
- the RNF227 gene encoding RING finger protein 227: protein MDANAEGGAAAELECGICYLPYDRGARAPRRLGPAHGAWRRPAPCRHALCTACLCRLARDQSWEAVTCPFCRTPTSLRVRGRGWQAGTRRRSRSSSSRHRLALPPVDPELWKRIGRREEEAGEEEEAVPGNDVPEEAGQSRLWRALMKLLRGGGSRSSARERQPINPYCPEMKDLALMNCYIM from the exons ATGGACGCGAACGCGGAGGGGGGCGCCGCCGCCGAGCTGGAGTGCGGCATCTGCTACCTGCCCTACGACCGCGGGGCGCGCGCCCCGCGCCGCCTCGGGCCCGCGCACGGCGCTTGgcgccgccccgccccctgccgccACGCGCTCTGCACCGCTTGCCTCTGCCGCCTGGCGCGCGACCAGAGCTGGGAGGCGGTCACGTGCCCCTTCTGCCGCACCCCCACCTCGCTGCGCGTGCgcggcaggggctggcaggcGGGGACGAGGAggcggagcaggagcagcagcagccggcaccgcctggccctgccccccgtcGACCCCGAGCTCTGGAAGCGGATTGGCCGGCGGGAAgaggaggcgggggaggaggaggaggcggtgcCTGGCAATGACGTACCGGAGGAGGCGGGCCAATCGCGGCTGTGGCGGGCGCTGATGAAGCTCCTGCGAGGGGGCGGCAGCCGCAGTAGCGCGCGGGAGCGGCAGCCAATCAACC CCTAttgtccagagatgaaggatctcgCCCTCATGAACTGCTACATCATGTGA
- the LOC102946715 gene encoding histone H2A.J has protein sequence MNLTSCFGASACHLQGPRRDFFPHPMCVSNLPYPPSSVIVHLIAAVTVVRCSGIPVTSGHGKQGVTVRAKAKSHSSHVGLQFPVGWVHRLLRKGNYEERVGAGAPVYLAAVMEYLTAEILQLAGNAAWDNKKTRIIPRHLQLVVRNDEELNKLLGGVTIAQGEVLPNSQAVLLPKKTKSHKAKGK, from the coding sequence atgaatctaaCCTCATGCTTCGGGGCTTCAGCCTGTCACCTGCAAGGGCCAAGAAGGGACTTTTTCCCCCACCCAATGTGTGTTTCCAATCTCCCCTACCCACCAAGTAGTGTTATTGTGCATTTGATCGCTGCAGTGACAGTAGTCAGGTGCTCGGGAATCCCCGTCACGTCTGGCCATGGAAAGCAAGGAGTGACAGTGCGGGCCAAGGCCAAGTCTCATTCTTCTCATGTCGGACTGCAGTTCCCAGTCGGGTGGGTGCACCGGCTGCTGCGCAAGGGGAACTATGAGGAGCGAGTGGGAGCTGGAGCCCCGGTGTACCTGGCCGCTGTGATGGAGTATCTGACCGCTGAGATCTTGCAGCTGGCTGGCAACGCTGCCTGGGATAACAAGAAAACCCGCATCATCCCTCGGCACTTGCAGTTGGTCGTGCGGAACGACGAGGAGCTGAACAAGTTGCTGGGGGGAGTCACCATTGCACAGGGTGAGGTCCTGCCCAACAgccaggcagtgctgctgcccaaGAAAACCAAGAGCCACAAAGCCAAGGGCAAGTGA